In one Juglans regia cultivar Chandler chromosome 11, Walnut 2.0, whole genome shotgun sequence genomic region, the following are encoded:
- the LOC108990932 gene encoding uncharacterized protein LOC108990932 has translation MYRETEKATYNMEHCWCLLRHQSKWQQHVSMLSTRRKPHGKRHAMAESTPLGDDTIDDNEEVIFERPPGKKTEKERERKRKAAESCDAEFVEALTCMTNDRAVFMSERRQATSKLDVDRAQLLVKKKRRNDTENRKIDMEIMKMDLAGMNGMQREYFLNLQKEVFEKSRKRFSSPSQSLSFEDV, from the coding sequence ATGTATAGAGAGACTGAGAAGGCCACATACAACATGGAACATTGTTGGTGTCTATTGAGACACCAATCAAAATGGCAGCAACACGTGTCCATGTTGTCAACTAGAAGGAAACCACATGGGAAACGCCATGCTATGGCGGAGTCGACTCCACTAGGAGACGACACGATAGATGACAATGAAGAGGTCATTTTTGAGAGGCCTCCAGGGAAGAAgactgagaaagaaagggagagaaaaaggaaggctGCAGAATCTTGTGATGCAGAATTTGTTGAGGCCTTAACTTGCATGACAAATGATAGAGCTGTTTTCATGTCTGAAAGAAGACAAGCAACTAGTAAATTGGATGTTGATAGGGCTCAATTACTagtgaagaaaaagaggagaaatgaTACGGAGAATAGGAAGATCGATATGGAGATAATGAAGATGGATCTTGCTGGCATGAATGGAATGCAACGAGAATATTTCTTGAATCTTCAAAAAGAGGTTTTTGAGAAATCAAGGAAGCgattttcatctccatctcAATCTTTATCTTTTGAAGATGTGTAG
- the LOC108990929 gene encoding uncharacterized protein LOC108990929, with the protein MDNRTIQEFAVVARKIWWRRNKLLFEGSFAHRNAVVREARGILDLQIEEESRLVRGQTNTLEEDWQAPPSNWIKLNWDSVVDKANGVIGVRVAVRDSFGYTIATKKTNKLLFPDPLLAEAFGALKAVQFGVELGLSQVIVEGDSLQVINAMRSDKEGCNSVRALVLD; encoded by the coding sequence ATGGACAATCGAACCATTCAAGAATTTGCAGTAGTGGCTAGAAAgatatggtggagaagaaacaAACTCCTCTTTGAAGGCTCCTTTGCACACCGGAATGCTGTAGTGAGGGAAGCGAGAGGGATATTGGATCTGCAAATTGAGGAGGAATCAAGACTGGTTCGAGGGCAGACTAATACACTAGAGGAGGATTGGCAGGCTCCTCCATCAAACTGGATCAAGCTAAATTGGGATAGTGTAGTAGATAAAGCAAATGGAGTAATTGGAGTGAGAGTAGCAGTTAGGGACAGCTTTGGTTATACCATTGCTACCAAGAAAACTAATAAACTCCTCTTTCCCGATCCACTACTAGCAGAGGCTTTTGGAGCTCTTAAAGCTGTTCAGTTTGGTGTGGAGCTTGGTCTATCCCAAGTTATTGTTGAAGGGGATTCATTGCAAGTTATTAATGCGATGAGAAGTGATAAAGAAGGTTGTAATAGtgtaagagcattggtattggattag